A window from Polyangium spumosum encodes these proteins:
- a CDS encoding Nif3-like dinuclear metal center hexameric protein → MRLSDVLAVLESIAPLRLAEGWDNVGLLVGDPGAQVRAALLCIDYTPAVAAEAREKGAELVYSYHPPIFEAMKRVVAPGPIFEAIRDGIAIYSPHTALDVAEGGTNDFLADVLGLGRGLPARRPMRAPGAKCGPAPEGEALGLGRIGELDAPAPREELFERIKRGLGIEALLVSGPQAGMARKVAVSAGAAGNMVEDALAQGAELYLTGEMRHHDALRAAKLGMTVVCALHSNSERVVLPRIGERISAALPGLSIVVSEADRDPFVVR, encoded by the coding sequence ATGCGCCTCTCCGACGTGCTCGCCGTGCTGGAATCGATCGCCCCGCTCAGGCTCGCCGAGGGCTGGGACAACGTGGGGCTGCTCGTGGGGGATCCGGGCGCGCAGGTCCGCGCGGCGCTGCTCTGCATCGATTACACGCCCGCCGTGGCCGCGGAGGCGCGCGAGAAGGGGGCGGAGCTCGTTTATTCGTACCACCCGCCGATCTTCGAGGCGATGAAGCGGGTCGTCGCGCCGGGGCCGATCTTCGAGGCGATCCGGGACGGGATCGCCATTTATTCGCCGCACACGGCGCTCGACGTGGCCGAGGGCGGGACGAACGATTTCCTGGCGGACGTGCTCGGCCTCGGCCGCGGCCTGCCCGCGCGCCGGCCCATGCGCGCGCCGGGCGCGAAATGTGGCCCCGCGCCGGAGGGGGAGGCGCTCGGGCTCGGGCGCATCGGCGAGCTCGACGCGCCGGCGCCGCGGGAGGAGCTGTTCGAGCGGATCAAGCGAGGGCTCGGGATCGAGGCGCTGCTCGTGTCGGGGCCCCAGGCGGGGATGGCGCGGAAGGTGGCGGTGAGCGCGGGCGCCGCGGGCAACATGGTCGAGGACGCGCTCGCGCAGGGCGCGGAGCTCTACCTGACGGGCGAGATGCGGCACCACGACGCGCTGCGGGCGGCGAAGCTCGGCATGACCGTGGTGTGCGCGCTGCATTCGAATAGCGAACGAGTGGTGCTCCCGCGGATCGGGGAGCGGATCTCCGCCGCGCTGCCGGGGCTCTCGATTGTGGTGAGCGAGGCGGATCGGGATCCTTTTGTGGTCCGTTGA
- a CDS encoding S41 family peptidase — MRTSLFLLGSLFLTACELVSSTPPSSSTSSSTGSGGAGGDGGSGGGGNGGSGGGFSLDCSPKPAPELPPEAFCARVAPGAPGARPLPVDLSAAHAGVRFFGPVDEYADADQALAAALLPADGLEALDLAPYAGALPGITCALPANVAASSLDVARVDIVDGDVALVRPGAGPVEVPPEVTAIVVDLRGLPPAPGLREALDVAVAEALAAPVPRLARRVRRHYGMTDEQFTPTNLYKNTIAEVDDDPIPAASSAERKLALLTSERLAPEAASLALSLRLAGRATIVGEGLRADVAEARWQGIGPTGITYRIADLILPDGRRVPDTIPADRRMAEPACIVHEIEGLAAPAPITPLPAERPEQKSVSPFNKRQPPEVDLGTARAALVVAHGAARTFFPYFDVVPDVIDERLVETLGTLGQTPPERPVVRNLLRRFGNALDDSHTLVRDYVTKPAGSFPSYLEWIDGEAVVRQTLAVGVEPGDTLVSIDGVPAADWYTTELARSSGATDAYRFVVASYEVQQLQKPIELGLRDPDGGMKTLQFQPQPLADFGAVGFTPTLRPAGWLADLGAPKLYYINLTGEILYDMADFNAALTEAGAADGLILDMRGFPGVNLAEVAQRVIPGPWSGAIFRVAMRTGPDDVTIDEFADTFGPLESPSYGGPLVLLVGNGTLSAAEHFSLALVDANRATVVGRGTAGTDGNITGVQLPGQFALSFTGLEIRHADAQKSVFHGVGIIPDIEVTLSAAAFRDGVDPELDAAIDHLLAAP; from the coding sequence ATGCGAACTTCCCTGTTCCTGCTCGGTTCCCTCTTCCTCACGGCTTGCGAGCTCGTTTCCTCGACGCCTCCTTCCAGCAGCACGAGCTCCTCGACCGGGAGCGGCGGCGCGGGCGGCGACGGCGGGAGCGGCGGCGGCGGGAACGGCGGGAGCGGCGGAGGGTTTTCGCTGGATTGCTCCCCGAAACCCGCGCCGGAGCTCCCGCCGGAGGCCTTTTGCGCGCGTGTCGCCCCCGGCGCTCCCGGCGCGCGCCCCCTGCCGGTCGACCTCTCCGCGGCGCACGCCGGCGTGCGCTTTTTTGGGCCGGTCGATGAATACGCCGACGCGGACCAGGCGCTCGCGGCGGCGCTCCTCCCCGCGGACGGGCTCGAGGCGCTGGACCTCGCGCCTTATGCGGGCGCGTTGCCCGGGATCACCTGCGCCCTGCCCGCGAACGTCGCCGCGTCCTCCCTCGACGTCGCGCGTGTCGATATCGTGGACGGCGACGTCGCCCTCGTCCGGCCCGGCGCAGGCCCGGTCGAGGTGCCGCCCGAGGTCACGGCGATCGTCGTCGATCTGCGTGGATTGCCGCCCGCGCCCGGCCTCCGCGAGGCGCTCGACGTCGCGGTCGCCGAGGCCCTCGCCGCGCCCGTGCCGCGCCTCGCGCGCCGCGTGCGGCGCCATTACGGGATGACCGACGAGCAGTTCACCCCCACCAATCTGTACAAGAACACGATCGCCGAGGTCGACGACGACCCGATCCCCGCCGCGAGCAGCGCCGAACGAAAGCTCGCCCTCCTGACGAGCGAGAGGCTCGCGCCGGAGGCCGCCTCGCTCGCCCTCTCGCTCCGCCTCGCCGGGCGCGCGACGATCGTCGGCGAGGGCCTGCGCGCCGACGTCGCGGAGGCGCGGTGGCAAGGGATCGGGCCGACGGGGATCACCTATCGAATCGCCGACCTGATCCTGCCCGACGGGCGACGTGTCCCCGACACGATCCCCGCCGACCGCCGGATGGCCGAGCCCGCGTGTATCGTGCACGAGATCGAGGGCCTCGCGGCGCCCGCGCCGATCACGCCGCTGCCCGCGGAGCGGCCCGAGCAGAAGAGCGTGTCGCCCTTCAACAAGAGGCAACCGCCCGAGGTCGACCTCGGCACGGCGCGCGCGGCGCTCGTCGTCGCGCACGGCGCGGCGCGGACCTTTTTCCCCTACTTCGACGTGGTGCCCGACGTCATCGACGAGCGCCTCGTGGAGACGCTCGGCACGCTCGGACAGACCCCGCCCGAGCGCCCCGTCGTCCGGAACCTCCTGCGCCGCTTCGGCAATGCGCTCGACGACAGCCATACGCTGGTCCGCGATTACGTGACCAAGCCGGCGGGCTCATTTCCCTCGTACCTCGAGTGGATCGACGGCGAGGCCGTCGTGCGCCAGACGCTCGCCGTGGGCGTCGAGCCAGGGGATACCCTCGTGTCGATCGACGGCGTGCCCGCGGCCGACTGGTATACGACGGAGCTCGCGCGCTCGTCGGGGGCCACCGACGCGTATCGCTTCGTCGTGGCCTCGTACGAGGTCCAGCAGCTCCAGAAGCCCATCGAGCTCGGCCTGCGTGACCCCGACGGCGGCATGAAGACCCTCCAGTTCCAGCCCCAGCCGCTCGCGGACTTCGGCGCCGTCGGATTCACGCCCACGCTGCGCCCCGCCGGCTGGCTCGCCGATCTCGGGGCGCCGAAGCTTTATTACATCAACCTGACGGGCGAGATCCTTTACGACATGGCCGATTTCAACGCGGCCCTCACGGAAGCCGGGGCCGCCGACGGTCTGATCCTGGACATGCGTGGTTTCCCGGGCGTCAACCTCGCCGAGGTGGCGCAACGCGTGATCCCGGGGCCGTGGTCGGGCGCGATCTTCCGCGTCGCCATGCGCACGGGGCCGGACGACGTCACGATCGACGAGTTCGCCGATACGTTCGGCCCGCTCGAATCCCCCTCGTACGGGGGCCCGCTCGTGCTGCTCGTCGGCAATGGGACGCTCTCGGCCGCCGAGCATTTTTCGCTCGCCCTCGTCGACGCGAACCGCGCCACCGTCGTCGGCCGGGGGACGGCCGGGACCGACGGAAACATCACCGGGGTGCAGCTCCCCGGCCAGTTCGCGCTCTCGTTCACCGGGCTGGAGATCCGGCACGCGGACGCACAAAAGAGCGTCTTCCACGGCGTGGGCATCATCCCCGACATCGAGGTCACGCTCTCCGCCGCGGCCTTCCGCGACGGCGTCGACCCCGAGCTCGACGCCGCGATCGACCACTTGCTCGCGGCTCCCTGA
- a CDS encoding helicase-related protein: MIGSAVTAVLGPTNTGKTHRAVEHMLEHASGMIGLPLRLLAREVYDRITSRLGEARVALVTGEEKRIPRRPDYWVCTVEAMPKGLDVEFVAVDEIQLAAHPQRGHVFTERLQHARGTKETWFMGAASMQPMITELLPAARIQTFPRLSRLAFAGADKLARLPQRSAIVAFSMQEVYEVAERLRASRGGAAVVLGALSPRTRNAQVAMFQSGEVEYIVATDAIGMGLNLDVKHVAFAALRKFDGRDVRDLEAAEIGQIAGRAGRYTSDGSFGTLLPVTLPQGLASAVEAHRFPAVRRLVWRNADLDTSSVEALLSSLKRSPGRRSLVLQESAEDAAALARLGQDPAIRARAQGREAVELLWEVCRIPDYRKLLFESHCALLAEIFTHLTGTRAFLDEAWMGERVEEIDDPAGDIDTLIARISAIRTWTYVSHQGRWVKDPAAWQERTAAIEDRLSDALHERLVQRFVEKSGGKTKARAPGGAPKKALTTAEKRVLDKANPFGKLAALRAPVAREAGEASSDEARWVEAVVSARHGSIVVDASGRITFEDGRELGRLVRGSSLLLPDVKLAPLEELGAGARARITRRLVAFARDLVEELCAPLRAQAPRGIGAAARGLLYQLEQGLGTAKAEDAAAQIAELAPEDRDKLAAAGIVVGARVVYVPAMLKGPALTKRSALVAAFAGEKGPRAPLPSVVSMPITRLGAPELHAAVGYPVFGPRAVRADVVEKVFAAIEAEGGLPPAGKLAGWLGCPAKEAAKVGASIAGLQPPCEAGRPHL; this comes from the coding sequence ATGATAGGCTCCGCGGTGACAGCCGTGCTCGGCCCGACGAACACCGGCAAGACACACCGGGCCGTCGAGCACATGCTGGAGCACGCCTCCGGCATGATCGGGCTGCCCCTGCGCCTGCTCGCCCGCGAGGTCTACGATCGTATCACCTCGCGGCTCGGCGAGGCGCGCGTCGCGCTCGTCACGGGTGAGGAGAAGCGGATCCCGCGCCGCCCCGATTACTGGGTCTGCACGGTCGAGGCCATGCCGAAGGGCCTCGACGTCGAGTTCGTCGCCGTCGACGAGATCCAGCTCGCCGCGCATCCGCAACGCGGCCACGTGTTCACCGAGCGCCTGCAGCACGCCCGCGGCACGAAGGAGACCTGGTTCATGGGCGCCGCGTCCATGCAGCCGATGATCACCGAGCTCCTGCCCGCGGCGCGGATCCAGACGTTCCCGCGCCTCAGCCGGCTCGCCTTCGCGGGGGCCGACAAACTCGCGAGGTTGCCCCAGCGCAGCGCGATCGTCGCGTTTTCCATGCAGGAGGTCTACGAGGTCGCCGAGCGGCTCCGGGCGAGCCGCGGGGGCGCGGCCGTGGTGCTCGGGGCGCTGTCGCCGCGCACGCGGAACGCGCAGGTCGCGATGTTCCAGTCGGGCGAGGTCGAGTACATCGTCGCGACCGACGCCATCGGGATGGGGCTGAACCTCGACGTGAAACACGTGGCGTTCGCGGCCCTGCGCAAGTTCGACGGCCGCGATGTCCGGGACCTCGAGGCCGCGGAGATCGGGCAAATCGCCGGGCGGGCCGGGCGATACACGAGTGATGGTTCGTTCGGCACGCTGCTGCCGGTCACGTTGCCGCAGGGGCTGGCGAGCGCCGTGGAGGCGCACCGGTTCCCCGCGGTGCGGCGGCTCGTCTGGCGAAACGCGGATCTCGACACGAGCTCGGTCGAGGCGCTCCTTTCGTCGCTCAAGCGCTCGCCGGGGCGGCGCTCGCTCGTGCTGCAGGAGAGCGCGGAGGACGCGGCGGCGCTCGCGCGGCTCGGCCAGGATCCGGCGATCCGGGCGCGGGCGCAGGGCCGCGAGGCGGTGGAGCTGCTCTGGGAGGTCTGTCGAATCCCCGATTATCGCAAGCTGCTCTTCGAATCGCATTGCGCGCTGCTCGCCGAGATCTTCACGCACCTGACCGGGACACGCGCCTTCCTGGACGAGGCCTGGATGGGCGAGCGGGTCGAGGAGATCGACGATCCGGCCGGGGACATCGACACGCTCATCGCGCGTATCTCGGCGATCCGGACGTGGACGTACGTGTCGCACCAGGGCCGCTGGGTGAAGGATCCCGCGGCGTGGCAGGAGCGGACGGCGGCGATCGAGGACCGGCTGAGCGACGCGCTGCACGAGCGGCTGGTGCAGCGGTTCGTCGAAAAGAGCGGCGGCAAGACGAAGGCGCGGGCGCCGGGCGGGGCGCCGAAAAAGGCGCTCACCACGGCCGAGAAGCGCGTTTTGGACAAGGCAAACCCCTTCGGCAAGCTCGCGGCGCTGCGGGCGCCCGTGGCGCGGGAGGCGGGCGAGGCGTCTTCGGACGAGGCGCGCTGGGTGGAGGCGGTCGTCTCGGCGCGGCACGGGTCGATCGTGGTCGACGCTTCGGGGCGGATCACGTTCGAGGACGGGCGTGAGCTCGGGCGGCTCGTGCGGGGTTCGAGCTTGCTCTTGCCGGACGTGAAGCTCGCGCCGCTCGAGGAGCTCGGCGCGGGGGCGCGGGCGCGGATCACGCGGCGGCTCGTGGCGTTCGCGCGTGACCTCGTGGAGGAGTTATGCGCGCCGCTCAGGGCGCAGGCGCCGCGCGGGATCGGGGCGGCGGCGCGGGGACTTTTGTATCAGCTCGAGCAGGGGCTCGGGACGGCGAAGGCCGAGGACGCCGCGGCGCAGATCGCGGAGCTCGCGCCGGAGGACAGGGACAAACTCGCGGCGGCGGGGATCGTGGTGGGCGCGCGGGTCGTGTACGTGCCGGCGATGCTGAAGGGGCCGGCGCTCACGAAGCGAAGCGCGCTCGTGGCTGCGTTCGCGGGCGAAAAGGGGCCGCGGGCGCCTCTGCCGAGCGTGGTGTCGATGCCGATCACGCGCCTCGGGGCGCCCGAGCTGCACGCCGCGGTGGGATATCCGGTCTTCGGGCCGCGGGCGGTGCGCGCGGACGTGGTGGAGAAGGTGTTCGCGGCGATCGAGGCGGAGGGGGGCCTGCCGCCGGCCGGGAAGCTCGCGGGCTGGCTCGGATGTCCGGCGAAAGAGGCGGCGAAGGTGGGCGCGTCGATCGCGGGCCTGCAGCCGCCTTGTGAGGCGGGGCGTCCGCACCTATAA
- a CDS encoding right-handed parallel beta-helix repeat-containing protein: MTNRLHFANVAALLAALPLVGCGVAAPDASPACSGEYASQPEGTSGAVYVSAACGAQDGDGSKERPFATIQQGIDASAEGGAVLVDAGTYEENLSITKAVQVLGVDETEDPNRASIIVQAPSPYAINVEGAAGVVLRGIIVQKPQGAGIWVQKKGGATILASRIEGAIAAKTDGHGVMATDEGSIIVQRTIIVQSEGAGVHVDAAGAKVERSIIVQNGAFAGIWVQRAMDQVSLVDNEISENTDAGITILGSRAIIVQNEVKHTRARSAGGQADGIRIVSDAELGEAYFTIGDSNPESANVIEGNDRVGIFVSGELARGLILHNQVIGNADATKRGAGIWLQSGAGSVEAVPDAAPGIVIQQNRIENNHFLGIGVTSNARALLWENPSISGTIAEEVTVDGQAAKIGDGLGVYAGASAQVEFNTFSGNARAAALFDGAAASSFTKNTFEKTAEHAIIVQNSAGPISLGDNKDDLNPMPVAPVLSDPSNL; the protein is encoded by the coding sequence ATGACGAATCGATTGCACTTCGCGAACGTGGCTGCATTGCTCGCGGCCCTGCCGCTCGTGGGCTGCGGCGTCGCGGCTCCGGACGCGTCGCCGGCCTGCAGCGGAGAGTACGCCTCGCAGCCCGAGGGCACGAGCGGCGCGGTGTACGTGTCCGCGGCCTGCGGAGCGCAGGACGGGGACGGGTCGAAGGAGCGGCCCTTCGCGACGATCCAGCAAGGCATCGACGCCTCGGCCGAGGGGGGCGCGGTGCTCGTCGACGCCGGGACGTACGAGGAGAACCTGAGCATCACGAAGGCCGTGCAGGTGCTCGGCGTGGACGAGACCGAGGATCCGAACCGGGCGAGCATCATCGTGCAGGCGCCGTCGCCCTACGCGATCAACGTGGAGGGCGCGGCGGGCGTGGTCCTGCGCGGGATCATCGTGCAAAAGCCGCAAGGCGCGGGCATCTGGGTGCAGAAGAAGGGCGGCGCCACGATCCTGGCCTCGCGGATCGAGGGCGCGATCGCGGCGAAGACGGACGGCCACGGCGTGATGGCCACGGACGAGGGGAGCATCATCGTCCAGCGGACGATCATCGTGCAATCGGAGGGCGCCGGGGTGCACGTCGACGCCGCCGGGGCGAAGGTCGAGCGGAGCATCATCGTGCAGAACGGAGCCTTCGCCGGGATCTGGGTCCAGCGCGCGATGGACCAGGTGTCGCTCGTCGACAACGAGATCTCCGAGAACACGGATGCGGGCATCACGATCCTCGGCTCGCGGGCGATCATCGTGCAGAACGAGGTGAAACACACGAGGGCCCGGAGCGCAGGCGGGCAAGCGGACGGTATCCGGATCGTCAGCGATGCCGAGCTGGGCGAGGCGTACTTCACGATCGGCGACTCGAATCCGGAGTCCGCGAACGTGATCGAGGGCAACGATCGGGTCGGGATCTTCGTCTCGGGCGAGCTTGCGCGCGGGCTCATCCTGCATAACCAGGTGATCGGCAACGCGGACGCGACGAAACGCGGGGCGGGGATCTGGTTGCAATCGGGCGCGGGCTCGGTCGAGGCGGTCCCGGACGCGGCGCCGGGCATCGTGATCCAGCAAAACCGGATCGAGAACAACCATTTCCTCGGGATCGGCGTGACCTCCAATGCGCGGGCGCTCCTCTGGGAGAACCCGAGCATCAGCGGGACGATCGCGGAGGAGGTGACGGTGGACGGGCAGGCCGCCAAGATCGGCGACGGGCTCGGCGTGTACGCCGGCGCGAGCGCGCAGGTCGAGTTCAACACGTTCTCCGGGAACGCCCGCGCGGCCGCGCTCTTCGATGGCGCCGCGGCGAGCAGCTTCACGAAGAACACATTCGAGAAGACCGCGGAGCACGCGATCATCGTGCAGAACTCGGCCGGTCCAATCAGTCTCGGCGACAACAAAGACGACCTCAACCCGATGCCTGTCGCCCCCGTCCTCAGCGACCCGTCGAATCTGTGA
- a CDS encoding protein kinase domain-containing protein produces MLGQKYQIIKRLGAGGMGEVLLASDLALDRFVAIKILRPELSSLLETDARFRREARLLARLSHPNVVVVHAFGSASAELHYIVMEYVRGESLDERLRRVGCLEPSLVGHVMAQVGSAVAEAHRSGIVHRDLKPGNVLLTSLAGDACFVKVVDFGVAKAFGLDGGPELAVDGQVSGTPAYMAPEQIEAKDVDGRADIYALGIMACELLTGARPFDETGGLAGLFAARLEGALTLPSRLRPDLGIPAGIDAVIGRALRKNPGERHQTVEHFMHDLLRELRSLGAGPASVAEWSAGSSPSGPIELSETIVVGADATLAPLPGATTLLDGASRPFPTAVGSGAWARREAKDARLVRSATVLYVDLSLGALDASVDLEEHLDCLAVVGARLEQVLARHGGEPIGPFTERALCLFGPEGAAENDAERALDAALSLRAALGALSSDPTFPPSFRLGVRFGIDAGRVVSTQPRAGGVPFLSGAPVFEARNLARAAAPGEVVATHAVLRRVRGLYETPSAGADVPGRRVASKKSTAYLGTNEIHGVRISLIGRDEELSVLRAVLAQARMERRPEVLVVTGPAGVGKSRLCMALVEELEEREGEAYFFEMGRSTPAGQGLPYEPFLQAIRHRARVVDDDGPEQVRAKLDHYIRRYCAVDPTTLGEAEIELGRRLGALLGVGGGEDVTADRDTVAGDEAQKKVLFDAVAEAYRRLATRTPLLFLLEDFEWATATTKALLGHVIERLAGCPALFVLVHRAEGAAAPDASFLRDPSPVVTLPVEPLDDEACEALIRHVLRALIDVPAGLVRQIAALAGGVPLIVEETVHQLVDEGVLVVGEAAWRLSSSRAASVRLPETLEQLLLGRLDRLEPRLSEAVEAAAVAGRRFWPSLLGELLENRFEPRLLAELVRRGIFAPRRDAMLAGEVDYAFTQAALQEVAQRRVPKARRRALHRAAALWLERATGGSPGPHDDLIGHHFREAGELALALPYKRRAAELAIRTHAIEEAVRMLEGAREILLDMPASSMDESTRTSELLSLTGSLVHELVLAGSLARALEVADDALARAGDGATFADAKARVAIEKGWALEHSGRYADARESFVQAEQWLGEDESLLALRALTGAMGASVHLGDHRASAERLRRVLESHERAEAATRTQEWERALSSAYRVLGNGSLHTGRYDEGEPTYQRAIERAMAANAPVEAVDAYNGLAALHYFRGRLDLAESTWRAALEQTERWDLVQHRSVILSNVGELELARGDARAAARTLSRAKVLHERLGSLRGLAEAHRALAECHLLLDELPLAREHAERCIELADRVSSPYMRGTARRTMARVLHASAKGDGAALAEAHRFLDESITLFEAANMGKLAEETRALAASLSG; encoded by the coding sequence GTGCTCGGGCAGAAGTACCAGATCATCAAGCGCCTCGGCGCGGGTGGGATGGGCGAGGTCTTGCTCGCGAGTGACCTCGCCCTCGATCGATTCGTCGCGATCAAGATCCTCCGCCCCGAGCTCTCCTCGCTCCTCGAGACCGACGCGCGTTTCCGCCGCGAGGCGCGCCTGCTCGCGCGCTTGAGCCACCCGAACGTGGTCGTGGTCCACGCCTTCGGCAGCGCGTCGGCCGAGCTGCACTACATCGTGATGGAGTACGTGCGCGGCGAGTCCCTCGACGAACGCCTGCGCCGCGTCGGCTGCCTCGAACCTTCGCTCGTCGGCCACGTGATGGCCCAGGTCGGCAGCGCCGTCGCCGAGGCCCACCGGAGCGGGATCGTCCATCGTGATCTGAAGCCCGGCAACGTGCTCCTCACGTCCCTCGCGGGGGACGCGTGTTTCGTGAAGGTCGTCGACTTCGGCGTGGCCAAGGCCTTCGGGCTCGACGGCGGCCCCGAGCTCGCCGTCGACGGCCAGGTGAGCGGCACACCCGCGTACATGGCGCCGGAGCAGATCGAGGCGAAGGACGTGGACGGGCGCGCCGACATCTACGCGCTCGGCATCATGGCTTGCGAGCTGCTCACCGGCGCGCGCCCGTTCGATGAGACCGGCGGCCTCGCCGGCCTCTTCGCCGCGCGCCTCGAAGGCGCGCTCACCCTGCCTTCGCGCCTCCGCCCCGATCTCGGCATCCCCGCGGGGATCGACGCCGTCATCGGCCGCGCGCTCCGGAAAAACCCCGGCGAGCGTCACCAGACCGTCGAGCACTTCATGCACGATCTCTTGCGCGAGCTCCGCTCCCTCGGCGCAGGCCCGGCTTCCGTCGCCGAGTGGTCCGCGGGTTCGTCGCCGTCCGGGCCGATCGAGCTCTCCGAGACCATCGTCGTTGGCGCCGATGCGACCCTCGCGCCCTTGCCCGGCGCGACCACGCTCCTCGACGGCGCGTCGCGGCCTTTCCCCACGGCCGTCGGCTCGGGCGCGTGGGCGCGGCGCGAGGCCAAGGACGCGCGGCTCGTCCGCAGCGCGACGGTCCTCTACGTCGATCTCTCGCTCGGCGCGCTCGACGCCTCGGTGGATCTCGAGGAGCACCTCGACTGCCTCGCGGTCGTCGGCGCGCGCCTCGAGCAGGTCCTCGCGCGTCACGGGGGCGAGCCCATCGGGCCCTTCACCGAGCGCGCGCTTTGCCTCTTCGGGCCCGAGGGCGCCGCCGAGAACGACGCCGAGCGCGCCCTCGACGCGGCCCTCTCGCTGCGCGCCGCCCTCGGCGCGCTCTCCTCGGATCCCACGTTCCCGCCCTCGTTCCGGCTCGGCGTGCGCTTCGGCATCGACGCTGGCCGCGTCGTCTCCACCCAGCCGCGTGCCGGCGGCGTCCCCTTCCTCTCGGGCGCGCCCGTCTTCGAGGCCCGCAACCTCGCGCGCGCGGCCGCGCCCGGCGAGGTCGTCGCGACGCACGCCGTCCTCCGCCGTGTACGTGGCCTCTACGAGACCCCGAGCGCGGGCGCCGACGTGCCCGGCCGCCGCGTCGCCTCCAAGAAATCGACCGCGTACCTCGGGACGAACGAGATCCACGGCGTCCGGATCTCGCTCATCGGCCGTGACGAGGAGCTCTCCGTCCTGCGCGCCGTCCTCGCGCAGGCGCGGATGGAGCGGCGGCCCGAGGTCCTCGTGGTCACGGGGCCCGCGGGCGTGGGCAAGAGCCGGCTCTGCATGGCGCTCGTCGAGGAGCTCGAGGAGCGCGAGGGCGAGGCCTACTTCTTCGAGATGGGCCGCTCGACCCCGGCGGGGCAGGGCCTGCCGTACGAGCCCTTCCTCCAGGCCATCCGCCACCGCGCGCGTGTCGTCGACGACGACGGCCCCGAGCAGGTGCGCGCCAAGCTCGACCACTACATCCGCCGCTACTGCGCCGTCGATCCCACGACGCTCGGCGAGGCCGAGATCGAGCTCGGCCGTCGGCTCGGCGCGTTGCTCGGCGTCGGCGGCGGCGAGGACGTGACCGCGGATCGCGACACCGTGGCCGGCGACGAGGCGCAAAAGAAGGTCCTCTTCGACGCCGTCGCCGAGGCCTACCGCAGGCTCGCGACCCGCACGCCGCTGCTCTTTTTGCTCGAGGATTTCGAGTGGGCGACGGCCACGACGAAGGCGCTGCTCGGCCACGTGATCGAGCGGCTCGCGGGTTGCCCCGCGCTGTTCGTCCTGGTCCACCGCGCCGAGGGCGCCGCCGCGCCGGATGCCTCGTTCCTCCGAGATCCTTCGCCCGTCGTCACGCTCCCGGTCGAGCCGCTCGACGACGAGGCCTGCGAGGCGCTCATCCGGCACGTCCTCCGCGCGCTCATCGACGTGCCCGCGGGGCTCGTGCGGCAGATCGCGGCGCTCGCGGGCGGCGTGCCGCTCATCGTCGAGGAGACCGTGCACCAGCTCGTCGACGAGGGCGTGCTCGTCGTCGGCGAGGCCGCGTGGCGGCTCTCCTCGTCGCGGGCGGCGAGCGTGCGCCTGCCGGAGACGCTCGAGCAGCTCCTCCTCGGCCGCCTCGATCGCCTCGAACCCAGGCTCAGCGAGGCCGTGGAGGCCGCCGCCGTCGCGGGCCGCAGGTTCTGGCCGTCGCTGCTCGGCGAGCTCCTCGAAAACCGCTTCGAGCCGCGCCTGCTCGCCGAGCTCGTCCGTCGCGGCATCTTCGCCCCGCGACGCGACGCCATGCTCGCCGGCGAGGTCGATTATGCCTTCACGCAGGCGGCCTTGCAGGAGGTGGCGCAGCGGCGCGTGCCCAAGGCCCGGCGGCGCGCGCTCCACCGGGCCGCGGCGCTCTGGCTCGAGCGCGCGACGGGTGGCTCGCCGGGCCCGCACGACGACCTCATCGGCCACCATTTCCGCGAGGCCGGCGAGCTCGCCCTCGCCCTGCCGTACAAGCGGCGCGCGGCCGAGCTCGCGATCCGCACCCACGCGATCGAGGAGGCCGTCCGGATGCTCGAAGGCGCCCGCGAGATCCTGCTCGACATGCCCGCCTCATCGATGGACGAGAGCACGCGGACCTCCGAGCTCCTCTCCCTCACGGGTTCCCTCGTGCACGAGCTCGTGCTCGCCGGCAGCCTCGCGCGTGCCCTCGAGGTCGCCGACGACGCCCTCGCCCGCGCCGGCGACGGGGCCACGTTCGCCGACGCGAAGGCCCGCGTCGCCATCGAAAAAGGCTGGGCGCTCGAGCACTCGGGCAGGTACGCGGACGCGCGGGAATCGTTTGTCCAGGCAGAACAATGGCTCGGCGAGGACGAGAGCCTGCTCGCGCTCCGGGCGCTCACGGGCGCGATGGGGGCGAGCGTGCACCTCGGGGATCATCGCGCCTCTGCCGAGCGCCTCCGCCGCGTGCTCGAATCCCACGAGAGGGCCGAGGCGGCCACGCGCACGCAGGAATGGGAGCGGGCCCTCTCCTCGGCCTACCGCGTCCTCGGCAACGGGTCTCTGCACACGGGCCGATACGACGAGGGCGAACCCACCTATCAGCGGGCCATCGAACGCGCGATGGCGGCGAACGCGCCCGTCGAGGCCGTCGACGCCTACAACGGGCTCGCCGCGCTCCATTACTTCCGCGGCCGCCTCGACCTGGCCGAGTCCACCTGGCGCGCGGCGCTCGAACAAACCGAGCGCTGGGACCTCGTCCAGCACCGCTCGGTCATCCTGAGCAACGTCGGCGAGCTCGAGCTCGCCCGCGGCGACGCGCGCGCGGCCGCCCGCACCCTCTCCCGCGCGAAGGTCCTGCACGAGCGCCTCGGCTCCTTGCGTGGCCTCGCCGAGGCGCACCGCGCCCTCGCCGAATGCCACCTCCTGCTCGACGAGCTCCCCCTGGCGAGGGAGCACGCCGAGCGCTGCATAGAGCTCGCCGACCGCGTGAGCTCGCCCTACATGCGCGGCACGGCCCGCCGCACGATGGCGCGTGTGCTCCACGCGAGCGCGAAGGGCGACGGCGCGGCGCTCGCCGAGGCTCACCGCTTCCTCGACGAGAGCATCACCCTCTTCGAGGCGGCGAACATGGGCAAGCTGGCCGAGGAAACGCGGGCGCTCGCGGCGTCGTTATCGGGCTGA